The Vicinamibacteria bacterium genomic sequence CTACTCCGGACCAGTTTCCGGGGCACGACGCCCTCGGGCGCCCGTAGAGAGCTCTCCCTACAGAGGAGGCGGAATCGTCACCCCCACTAGTCCCGCCCGATTGATGGCCTCTTGAATCAGGCCGCTGTGTTTGGCCCTCTCGACGAACCCATTGAGGTAGCCGAGGGCAGCCGGACTGTTCGGACTGACGTTGATGCCGAGATAAAACGTCGCGAAGTCGTCGGGTAGGACACGGCCGGACGGCATTTGCGCAAGAAAACCGAACTCCGTGTCGCGGGCGCCCGCGAAGGCCTGAACGGCGCCCTGCCGCAAGGCCCCGAGGGCCTCGGGCACGGTTGGGAATCGCAAGAGCACGGCCGACCGCAGGTGCGTGGTCAGGTACAGATCGGGGGAATTGCCTTGGGCGACCGACACGCGGACGCCCGGGCGGTCCACATCGCCCACCGCCTGGAACGGCGAACCCGCGGGAACGAGGTAGCTATTCTCCACCCCGATGTGGGGGTGCGCGGTGGCGAGGTTCGGAGCCGAGGCCGTGAATCCCAGGACCCATTCCCTTTGATCGAACCCCCGCAGGAGCGGCGGAATCCCGCTGTAGGCGATGAATGCCACATCGGCCTCCAGATCGGCCGCGATCACACAGGCGAGGTCAATGGCCACGCCATGGAGGGTGCCGGAGCCGTCGCGGCTCGCGTTGTTGGGGTTCCCATAGTTCACGCCCACGCGCAGGATGCCGTCGGGCGCGAGTTGGGCGAGGTAAGCGGGCGGGTGTGGGTTGCCGCGGCGGACCCGGGCGGTGTCGGATCCATGAATGGTGCATTGCGCGTTCCGTGAGATGACTTGGGTCGCCGCCTGACCAACCGGGTCGGGCGCCACCGGACTGACCGACGGGTGCGTGCCGCAGGCCGCGGTCGCGCAAACGGCGACGACAATCGCGGTGATGACGACGCGGTTCTTGTGGTGCATGGCAGATCTCCTTTCGAGTTCGATCTGTGCGCAATGTCGGCCGGATCGGCGTGCTCCGCCATGGACGGGATCTCATCCCGCTCCGATTTGAGGCTGACCCAGTAAGTCGTTGTGGGGGCAGGAGAACACGTAGCGACCGATCCCTCCGGCGCGCGGTGCTACACTCCCCCCGGTGACAGGAGTGGACACCCACGCCCGCGCGCGCTTCGGCACCTTCGAGCTCGATCGGCGGACAGGAGAACTCCGGAAGGACGGGCGCAAGGTCAAGCTTCAGGAGCAGCCGTTCCGGATCCTGGAGCTCCTGCTCGCGGATCCCGGCGAGGTTGTCACCCGGGAACAGCTGCGCACGACGGTCTGGCCCGCCGACACCTTCGTCGATTTCGACGACGGCCTGAACAGCGCTATAAGGAAGCTCCGCCAGGCCCTCGACGACTCGGCGGAGAACCCCCGCTTCGTCGAGACCCTCCCCAAACGCGGCTATCGATTCATCGCTCCCCTTGCCGTGGAGTCGGGGAGAGGGGAGGAATCAGAGCCGCCCGCGCGCGACCCGATGCACGCGTGGCTGCCTGCACCCTGGACCAGACTCCTGGTGGGCCTCGCCGTGCTGGCCGTGGTCGCCGCGTCCGCGGCCATCTGGTGGCCCCAACTCCAGGGGTCTCGGCCCGTGCGCTCGATCGCCGTGCTACCCCTCGAGAATCTCTCCCGCGATCCCGATCAGGAATACTTCGCGGACGGCATGACCGACGAGCTCATCACCAACCTCGCGCAGATTCCGTCCCTTCGAGTGCTGTCCCGCAGCGCGACGATGCCGTACAAACGGGCCCGGAAATCCGTGCGGGAGATCGCGCACGACTTGAACGTGGATGCGGTTGTCGAGGGCTCCGTGCTGCGGTCTGGAAGCGAAGTGAGGATCACCGCCCAGCTCATTCAGGGCGCCACCGATCACCATCTCTGGGCGCAGTCCTATGAGCGGGACGCCCGCGAGGTATTGACCCTGCAGCGAGAGGTTGCGGACGCCATCGCGCAGCAGGTACGGGCCCGCACCGTACGGTCTTCGCCGACGGCACCACCGTCCGCCCTCCGCTCGGTCAATCCCCAGGCGCACGAGTGGTACCTGCTGGGCCGGTACCACTCCAGCAAGCGCGACGGGGAGGCCCTCGACCGTTCCATCGAGTGCTTCGAGAAGGCGATTGCGATGGAACCCGGATTCGCGCCCGCCTACGCGGGCCTGGCCGGCGCCTATCGCGATCGCGACATTTGGGCCGGATTGGGCATCGGCACCCACGCCTCGGAGGTGCGGGCAGCCGCGCTCAAGGCGCTCGAGCTGGATGACACGCTGGCCGAGGCCCACTACGAGTTGGGCGCAGTGCGCTTCCAGTACGATTGGGATTGGCCCGGCACGGAAGCCGAGTACCGGCGAGCTCTCGAGTTGAACCCAAACCTGGCCGCCGCCCACTCGGGCTATGCATTTTTGTTTCAATCGCTGCGACGCCACGCGGAAGCAATCGCAGCGGCAAAGCGGGCCACGGAGCTCGATCCGCTCTCGCCCACGGCCATCAGCGACGAAGGCCGTATGTACTACCGGGCTCGACAGTACGACCGAGCCATCGAGCGGTATCAGCGCGCGCTCGAGTTCGATGCGACGTTTCGACCCGCGTTGAGCCGCCTCGCGGAGGCGTATGCGCAGTCGGGGCGGTACGCGGAGTCGCTGGCCACCCTGGACAAGCTGCGACTGGTGCACGGACCCCGCGAGCCCCTGGCCCGGCCGCTGGGTCGCCTCTACTCCGTGATGGGCCGCAAAGCGGAGGCGCTGGCGATCGCGCATCAGATTGAGGCAGAGGGTGCGGCGGGCGGCGAGCCGTTTGCCCTGGCCGTGATCTACAGCGGGCTCGGCGACTACGATCGCGCCATGGCCCACGTCGAGCGCGGGGTGGCGGCGCGATCCATGCTCCCGTTCACGCTCGTGGATCCGATGCTGGATCCGCTGCAGGCCCTTCCGCGGTTCAAGGCGCTGCTCACCAAGATGAACCTGCCTACGGACGACGCCGCCCGCTAGAGGTCGTAGGGGTGGGGGCGGGGGTCAGACCGACGCCGTCGTCAGCTGCTCGCTGAGAGCGGCCAGAGCCCGGTTCAGCTCCCCGGGCACACGATCTCCGAACTGGTCAAAGAAGGCCCGGAGCTGGGGCACCTCGGCCGCCCACTCCGATCGGTCCACCCGGAGCAGCGCTTGGCGCTTGGGGGCGGACAGATCGAGTCCGTCCCAGTTGAGGGCGGCGGCGGCAGGAACGAGGCCCACGGGGGTGTCCGTGGCGGCACCCGTGCCCTTCACCCGCTCAATCATCCAGAGGAGGACCCGGAGGTTCTGGCCGAAGCCCGGCCAGAGGAGCCGCCCATCGTCCCCGGTTCGGAACCAGTTGACTTGGAAGATGGCGGGCGGCCGTCGCAGCTGCGCCCCCATGTGCAGCCAGTGGCGGAAATAGTCGGCCATGTTGTAGCCGCAGAAGGGGAGCATGGCCATCGGATCGCGGCGCACCACGCCCACCTTGCCGGTGGCCGCAGCCGTCGTCTCCGAGCCCAAGGTAGCGCCCAGGAAGACGCCGTGCGCCCAGTCCCGGCTCTGGATGACGAGGGGTGTCACCCTCGCCCGGCGACCACCAAAGACGATGGCGGAGAGGGGAACCCCGCCCGGATCCTCCCAGCGAGGGGAGATGCTCGGGCACTGGCGGGCGGCTACCGTGAAGCGAGAGTTGGGGTGGGCGGCCTTGCCGCTCCCGTCCCACCTCTTTCCCTGCCAATCGATGAGATCGGCGGGCGGGCTCTTGTCCTTGCCTTCCCACCAGGGGATGCCGTCCGGCGTCACCGCCACGTTGGTGAAGATGGTGTCGTGGGTGATCGTGGCCATGGCGTTGGGGTTGGTGTCGGGGCCGGTGCCGGGCACCACCCCGAAGAAGCCGGCCTCCGGGTTCACCGCCCAAAGCCGCCCGTCCTCGCCCGGGCGCAGCCAGGCGATGTCGTCTCCTACCGTGCGCACGCGGTAGCCCTGGGCCTCGAAGGGCGAAACCAGCATGGCCAGGTTCGTCTTGCCGCAGGCGGAGGGGAAAGCGGCAGCGACGTAGTGGGTCTCGCCGTCCGGGAGGGTCAGCTCCAGGATCAGCATGTGCTCCGCCAGCCACCCCTGGTCACGGGCCAGCCTGCTGGCGATGCGCAGGGCGAAGCATTTCTTGCCCAGGAGGGCGTTACCGCCGTAGCCGGAGCCCACACTCCAGATCAGCCGCTCCTCCGGGAAGTGGACGATGTACCGCCGATCAATGGAGAGGTCGCCCGTGGAGTGCAGCCCGGGCACGAAGTCCTCGCTCCCTCCGAGCTGGTCGAGGGCGACCCTGCCCATGCGGGTCATGATCTCCATGTTGGCCACAACGTAGGGGCTGTCCGTGACCTCGATGCCCACCTTGCTGAATGACGAACCGGGGGGGGCCATGAGGTAGGGGACCACGTACATGGTCCGGCCCTTCATCACCCCCGAAAACAGCGGCCCCACCCGTTTGCGGGCCTCATCCGGCGCCATCCAGTTGTTGGTGGGACCGGCGTCCTCCCGGGTGCGGCTGGCGATGAAGGTGAGGTGCTCGGTGCGGGCCACGTCCGAGGGATGGCTGCGGTGAAGGGTGCAGCCCGGGGCCTTCTGGGGATGCAGGCGGATGAGGGTCCCGTCCGCGAGCATTCCCTCCCGGAGGCGCTCTTTCTCCGCCCCCGATCCGTCGCACCAGACGACGCGGTCCGGTCGCACCGTCCCCGCGACCTCCTCGACCCAACGCTCGGCTGGTGTCATCCCGGGACCTCGCGGCTTTGGCTGCCGCAACCCCCAACGGCGGAGAATCAAATTCTAGGGTCGCCTCGCGCGGGGTGTCAAACGCGCGGCGGAGGGCCTGGCTCGCCACCGGAATCGGTGGCCCCGGGGGCCGGGGAAGCCTGCAGGTAGCGGCTGGGTAGGGCGTGGCCGAGGCGTCCGGCCAGGGCCCGCGAGGCGGCGGCCACCCCCTCGATGTCGACGCCGGTCTCGATCCCCATCCCCCGGAGCATGTAGAGCAGGTCCTCGGTGGCGAGGTTGCCGCTGGCCCCCGGCGCGTAAGGGCAGCCCCCGAGGCCGCCCGCCGAGCTGTCCACGATGGCAATCCCCTCCTGGAGCGCGGCCAGCACATTGGCGAGCGCGGTGCCCCGGGTGTCGTGGAGGTGCACGGCCAAGGCGGAGCCGGGCAGCGCCTCAGAGAGACAACCCATCAGCGCCGAGACCTGGGAGGGAACGGCCACCCCGATGGTGTCCCCGATCGAGATCTCGTGGCACCCGGCGTCGAGGAGGCGACGCGCGACGTCCAGGACCTTGGCCGGCGGCACCGGACCTTCGTAAGGGCAGCCGAAGCAGGTCGACACGTAGCCCCGCACCCACATCCCCTCCGCCCTTGCCTCGGGGAGGAACTGGGCGAAGCGCGCGAACGACTCGTCGATGGTGGCGTTGATGTTCTTCTGGTTGAAGGTCTCGCTGGCCGCGGTGAAGATGGCGATCTCGCGCACTCCCGCCTGCCGCGCCCGTTCGAAGCCCTGGCGGTTGGGAACGAGCACCGGGATACGGGCCTTGGCCTGGGGGGCCACCCGCCGGAAGACCTCGTCGGAGCCCGCCATCTGAGGCACCCAGCGGGGAGAAACGAAGGCCCCCACCTCCACCACCTTCAGACCCGCCGCCAGGAGCCGGATACAGAAGGCGACCCGTTCCTCCACGGTCAAGGGCGTGGCCTCGTTCTGGAGCCCGTCGCGGGGCCCCACCTCCACCACCGTCACGCGCGGGGGCAGCCTCACTCGATCTCCACCAGCACCACCCCCGGGCTCACCATGTCTCCCACCGTCACCGCCAACGAGCGGACGGTTCCGTCCCGTGGCGCCCGAAGGGTGTTCTCCATCTTCATGGCCTCGACCACCAGCACCCCGTCCCCCCGGTGCACGGCCTGGCCGGGGGCCACCATCACCGCGATGACCTTCCCCGGCATGGGTGCCTCGAGCGCGCCCCCCGCCAGCCGCGGCCCAACCGGGCTGCCCTCCGCCTCTTCCCGCAAGCGGTAGACGACACCCCTCCAGGATAGGTGGATCTCGCTCCCGCCACGGACGCAATGGAAGGTCTCCACCCGCGTCCCTTCCCGAAGCACGTAGGTGCCGGGGACCACCTCCGTGACCGCGAGGGAGAAGGAAGCGCGTCCCACCTGGACCTCGAGGCCGTCCGCACCCTCCCGCACGGTCACGTCGCGCCGCTCCTCCCCGCAGCGGAGGCGCACGTCAGCGCTCCCCCAGCCGCCAGGGGCCGAGGGAAGCCCAGGGGTCTGGCGCCTGCCCGCGGGGCAGAGCCCCCGCTCGGAGATGGAGCGCGGCCGCGAGCGCGGCCAGGGCCTCGTCGGGCGGGGAGGGCGGCGGCGGGGGCACCCCGAGGTGCTCCTCGATGAACCCGGTGTGGAGCTCACCGCTTCGGAACGCCGGGTGGTCCAGGATGGCCTGCAGGCGGGGGAGGTTGGTGACCACGCCGAGGACGGCCGTGCGGCGTAGGGCGTCCGCCATTCGCTCGATGGACTCCGCGCGGACGCGGCCCCGGGTCACGAGCTTGGCCAGAAGGGGGTCGTAGTGGACGGTCACCTCGGCGCCCACGTCGAGGCCGGAATCGACACGCACGCCCGGGCCTTCGGGCCAGGCCAGGTGCAGGATTCGCCCCGGCGAGGGCAGGTCGCCATGCTCGGGGTCCTCGGCATAGAGCCGGCACTCCAGGGCGTGGCCGCGCCCCCCGACTCCATCCGGCCCGAAGGGCAGCTCCCACCCCGCCGCGATTTCGATCTGCGCGCGCACCAGATCCAGGCCCGTCACCGCCTCCGTGACCGGATGCTCCACCTGCAGCCGCGTGTTCATCTCCAGGAAATGGAATCGACCCCCGGCGTCGAGCAGGAACTCCACCGTCCCCGCATTGACGTAGCCCGCGGCGCGGGCCGCCGCCACCCCCGCCGCGCACAGCGAGGCGCGCACGCTGGGGGTGAGGGCGGGGCTGGGCGTCTCCTCGACGACCTTCTGGTGCCGCCTCTGGATCGAGCACTCGCGCTCCCCGAGGTGGACGACGCTCCCGTGGGCGTCGGCCAGAACCTGCACCTCCAGGTGGCGGGGGCGCTCCAGGAAGCGCTCCAGGACCACGGCGTCGTCGCCGAAAGCCGCGCGCGCCTCGCGGCGGGAGGCCGCGAGGGCAGGCGGGAAATCCTCCGCCCTACCGACCACGTGCATCCCCTTGCCCCCGCCGCCCCGCGAAGGCTTGATCATCACCGGCCAGCCGATGCGGGTGGCTTCGGCGAGCAGGGTCCCGTCCTGCTGGTCGTCGCCGTCGTAGCCCGGCACCACCGAGACTCCGGCCGCGGCCATCAGCCGGCGGGCCCCCCTCTTGTCCCCCATCCGCCGATGCACGGCCGCCGGGGGTCCGATGAAGGTGAGGCCCGCGGCCTTGACCGCTTCCGCAAAATCACCATTCTGGCTGAGGAAGCCGTAGCCGGGATGGAGCGCGTCGGCCCCCGTGACCCGGGCCGCGGCCAGGATGGCGGGGATGGAGAGGTAGGAGCGCTCGGCCTCCGCCGGCCCCAAGAGGACGGCCTCGTCCGCCTCCCGTACGTGCCGGGCCCCCCGCTCCACCTCCGAGTAGACGGCCACGGTAGGGATGCCCAGGACCCGACAGGTGCGAGCGACGCGCACGGCAATCTCGCCGCGGTTCGCGATCAGGATCTTGCGGAACGGGGCCATAGCCCATGGTACCGTCATCCGCCGGTACGCGCCCTTCCCGGGGTGCCTCGGGAAGCGCGCGCCCCCCGAGGGGCAGCTAGGGCAGGGCGAAGCGGCCGATCCAGCGGTTGTCGAGGGTCCCCAGGTAGAGGCTTCCTTCGTGCTCCCGGGCAGTGGTGATCTGCCGGACCCGCCGACCCCCGGGATCCTGGAAGCTGCGGATCAGATGGCCTTCCGCGTCTAGCTCCACCACGAGGCCGTAGGGAGCGGGCTTC encodes the following:
- a CDS encoding phosphoenolpyruvate carboxykinase (GTP) translates to MTPAERWVEEVAGTVRPDRVVWCDGSGAEKERLREGMLADGTLIRLHPQKAPGCTLHRSHPSDVARTEHLTFIASRTREDAGPTNNWMAPDEARKRVGPLFSGVMKGRTMYVVPYLMAPPGSSFSKVGIEVTDSPYVVANMEIMTRMGRVALDQLGGSEDFVPGLHSTGDLSIDRRYIVHFPEERLIWSVGSGYGGNALLGKKCFALRIASRLARDQGWLAEHMLILELTLPDGETHYVAAAFPSACGKTNLAMLVSPFEAQGYRVRTVGDDIAWLRPGEDGRLWAVNPEAGFFGVVPGTGPDTNPNAMATITHDTIFTNVAVTPDGIPWWEGKDKSPPADLIDWQGKRWDGSGKAAHPNSRFTVAARQCPSISPRWEDPGGVPLSAIVFGGRRARVTPLVIQSRDWAHGVFLGATLGSETTAAATGKVGVVRRDPMAMLPFCGYNMADYFRHWLHMGAQLRRPPAIFQVNWFRTGDDGRLLWPGFGQNLRVLLWMIERVKGTGAATDTPVGLVPAAAALNWDGLDLSAPKRQALLRVDRSEWAAEVPQLRAFFDQFGDRVPGELNRALAALSEQLTTASV
- a CDS encoding hydroxymethylglutaryl-CoA lyase; the encoded protein is MRLPPRVTVVEVGPRDGLQNEATPLTVEERVAFCIRLLAAGLKVVEVGAFVSPRWVPQMAGSDEVFRRVAPQAKARIPVLVPNRQGFERARQAGVREIAIFTAASETFNQKNINATIDESFARFAQFLPEARAEGMWVRGYVSTCFGCPYEGPVPPAKVLDVARRLLDAGCHEISIGDTIGVAVPSQVSALMGCLSEALPGSALAVHLHDTRGTALANVLAALQEGIAIVDSSAGGLGGCPYAPGASGNLATEDLLYMLRGMGIETGVDIEGVAAASRALAGRLGHALPSRYLQASPAPGATDSGGEPGPPPRV
- a CDS encoding transporter substrate-binding domain-containing protein, which encodes MHHKNRVVITAIVVAVCATAACGTHPSVSPVAPDPVGQAATQVISRNAQCTIHGSDTARVRRGNPHPPAYLAQLAPDGILRVGVNYGNPNNASRDGSGTLHGVAIDLACVIAADLEADVAFIAYSGIPPLLRGFDQREWVLGFTASAPNLATAHPHIGVENSYLVPAGSPFQAVGDVDRPGVRVSVAQGNSPDLYLTTHLRSAVLLRFPTVPEALGALRQGAVQAFAGARDTEFGFLAQMPSGRVLPDDFATFYLGINVSPNSPAALGYLNGFVERAKHSGLIQEAINRAGLVGVTIPPPL
- a CDS encoding winged helix-turn-helix domain-containing protein — translated: MDTHARARFGTFELDRRTGELRKDGRKVKLQEQPFRILELLLADPGEVVTREQLRTTVWPADTFVDFDDGLNSAIRKLRQALDDSAENPRFVETLPKRGYRFIAPLAVESGRGEESEPPARDPMHAWLPAPWTRLLVGLAVLAVVAASAAIWWPQLQGSRPVRSIAVLPLENLSRDPDQEYFADGMTDELITNLAQIPSLRVLSRSATMPYKRARKSVREIAHDLNVDAVVEGSVLRSGSEVRITAQLIQGATDHHLWAQSYERDAREVLTLQREVADAIAQQVRARTVRSSPTAPPSALRSVNPQAHEWYLLGRYHSSKRDGEALDRSIECFEKAIAMEPGFAPAYAGLAGAYRDRDIWAGLGIGTHASEVRAAALKALELDDTLAEAHYELGAVRFQYDWDWPGTEAEYRRALELNPNLAAAHSGYAFLFQSLRRHAEAIAAAKRATELDPLSPTAISDEGRMYYRARQYDRAIERYQRALEFDATFRPALSRLAEAYAQSGRYAESLATLDKLRLVHGPREPLARPLGRLYSVMGRKAEALAIAHQIEAEGAAGGEPFALAVIYSGLGDYDRAMAHVERGVAARSMLPFTLVDPMLDPLQALPRFKALLTKMNLPTDDAAR
- a CDS encoding biotin/lipoyl-containing protein, whose amino-acid sequence is MRLRCGEERRDVTVREGADGLEVQVGRASFSLAVTEVVPGTYVLREGTRVETFHCVRGGSEIHLSWRGVVYRLREEAEGSPVGPRLAGGALEAPMPGKVIAVMVAPGQAVHRGDGVLVVEAMKMENTLRAPRDGTVRSLAVTVGDMVSPGVVLVEIE
- a CDS encoding biotin carboxylase N-terminal domain-containing protein, with the protein product MTVPWAMAPFRKILIANRGEIAVRVARTCRVLGIPTVAVYSEVERGARHVREADEAVLLGPAEAERSYLSIPAILAAARVTGADALHPGYGFLSQNGDFAEAVKAAGLTFIGPPAAVHRRMGDKRGARRLMAAAGVSVVPGYDGDDQQDGTLLAEATRIGWPVMIKPSRGGGGKGMHVVGRAEDFPPALAASRREARAAFGDDAVVLERFLERPRHLEVQVLADAHGSVVHLGERECSIQRRHQKVVEETPSPALTPSVRASLCAAGVAAARAAGYVNAGTVEFLLDAGGRFHFLEMNTRLQVEHPVTEAVTGLDLVRAQIEIAAGWELPFGPDGVGGRGHALECRLYAEDPEHGDLPSPGRILHLAWPEGPGVRVDSGLDVGAEVTVHYDPLLAKLVTRGRVRAESIERMADALRRTAVLGVVTNLPRLQAILDHPAFRSGELHTGFIEEHLGVPPPPPSPPDEALAALAAALHLRAGALPRGQAPDPWASLGPWRLGER